The genomic stretch TAAACCCACTTAAGGTCAGAACTCTTACCATACTACCTCGGTTTTACTATTTTATCAGTATTTCACTTTGAGATTTTCATAGTTAAAAATTCTGGTTGCTAAACTGATTATTGGTTTTACTCTGCCATATTCTGAATACAAGTTGCATCCTTATTCTTATTTTCAAGTGTATGTTTTTAAACGCTATTCTTCTACTCGAATTCTAGTTTCCCTAGTTGTAGTCAAATTATGTTAGCTTCAAGTATTCTGATTTTCTCTACTGTTACTGGTTGCAGTTTGCTTTTTTAATCACTGATTAAAGCGTTAAGCCTTTACAAATCTTCCATCTATTCTGCAAGTCTGAGATTTCCTACTTGCAGTAGGATTATCTATATCTTGAAATCTGGTCGTCGGAATCAAATCAGACTTTGCAGGCTTGATCATCCTAATGAACCCAGCCAAACATGGGGCTTTGGGTTTGCATGTAATGAGTGGGACATCTCTGCACCATATGTCTCTTGTGGTTTGCTTGAAACCGTGGAAAGTGTAGAGAATATTCATGGCATTTTGGCATAGCTTTAATTCCTCATTCCCgattttctcatttttgtttTATAGAAGGAAAAATACATTTGATACTGTCAGACTGGTTTTTATCTGAAATGGATTTTGTACTCCTCGAGGCACTataaagggcatacccagtacacgaggctcccgccactgcagggtctggtgagggtcataatgtacgcagccttacccccacttcacGGAGAGACAATTGTTTCTAGACTCGAACTGTGACTACTAGGTCACACTGCTCCTTTCCACCAACAATGATGACATATTGCTGTCAAGAAATCTCAGTCATACTTAAGAAAGGAGATATGGGACATAGACCCCATTTGGTAAAACTTATGTTTTGCATTAGTGTTTATGAGCTAAAagtattcttttttccttatttttggtAAACTCTCAAACCTttcctgctctgataccaagttggaaaTGATGCAATGGTTGAtccaagagaagagagaagaaggtaaGAGctgagaggaggagaagagaagtaTAGAAggaggaaagtgaagaagagagaagagaaattgCAACCATATGAGAGATACTCTCCCCTATGTTGCCTTGCTAACATGATgggaattacatacacctcccagggaggtaaaaggaaaaaagggaaaaatacaaTATAAGACAATAAGTAAATAAACCAGTCCCCAAAGTACCCCTGGTACATAAAAATAAACTCAACAGTCGGGAATCTCACACTCTAAAGATGCTTGGGTTTCACCCtcaattcaaaatcaacaccTGTGCATTTGATTCTTTTTATCCCCTTCTCAAATGTGTGTTTTGAGAAAGAAATAATTGTTCTAAACCCATTACTGATATCAGCTGCTTttacattttcaattttttgaaagaaaaatcatgCCAATCAACCCATTATTTGAGTTATAGTCCATTATGGGtctcaaaaggaaaaatgagaaGTCAAACATTGCCTTTGTATGCTTATCACCAGTTCAATACACATGGCATAGTTtgccaattttcttttctactgaaatagaaaatttaTTTACAGTCCATAATTTACAAAATCTGTTCTTTTTTCATGAGGACTTCTATTTAATCTCATCTGTATGGTTGTGCAAAATGAAACTAGTTTCTTCCTTTTGTCTTGATTCTGAACCATAATGGACCTGGCTTTCTGGTTCAGGCTTTCAGTTTTGTATTTAATTCATGAtgcgttgttgttgttgtctttGTTCTAGGATGCTGCTATACAACCTTCATTGGTGATAGTTTACTTTGGGGGCAATGATTCAATGGGGCCTCACTCATCTGGCTTGGGACCCCATGTACCACTCCCAGAATATACTGAAAACATGAGAAGGATTGCAATTCATCTCAAGGTTTGCTTTTGCATAATAACAATATAACCTGTTGTTACTCGTTCAAGTTTGAATGACTCACAAAGCAGTGCTATGGAAAATCAACCAGGGGCTTAGTGACAGGGAAGTTCTGCCGTTCTTGTATTATACTACATCAAAAATTAACTCATTGGGAAATTAGCCTACTAAATGCATGGGCTTCTGCTCTGCACCACTGTTCTTTTCTCCACCTGTACACCCAAGGATGGTTACAATCAATTATTCCGATTTTGTATGAACTTGGAGCATTTTGATGCTGTACAGACCATAAGGTAGATCTGAagtatagttgtcaaggcgtcgcctaggctgCCAGGTGGCTTTGTCTGGGTTGGTGCCTTGGTCACCTTGGCGCCTTGCTGGTGTCACCTTAACTTTTGCCCCCCTTGACTGCCTTGGTTCACCTaggcgccatgacaactatgctatgATCTGAAGGGTATCGCTCTCCTACCTGAATATGGTTGTTAATTTGTTGTTACATTTCTAACTCAAAATTTATTTGATAACCAGAGCCTTTCAGAGAACACAcgcattatttttctttcttgtcctCCTGTCAATGAGAAGATTATCAGCGAAAGAGCTTCAAGGTGCTTTGATGcctatatttcatttcttgttTCATAGTCTTCCTGGAGCATTATTTTAAGTCCTTACATTTGGGTTTGATCTAAAACCAGTTACAGTGGTATATTTAGCCATTTGGATCGAACAAATGAAGCTTGCCGAAGGTACTCAGAAGCTTGTttagagatttgtagggaaatgGATTTGAAGGCTATTGATCTTTGGACTGCAATTCAAAAAAAGGATGATTGGTTGACTGCTTGCTTCACGTAAGTTTCTTGGCTTTATAACTAGATTCTATGTTCTGTCCAACCCTTGGGCGGTTCATTTTTCATGGGCATCTAATGTTTGAAGATGTATGTAACACCCTATGATGATCAAGTTTAAGTACATAGAAGATGGGGGTCCATCACCAAATGCTTCGTACATGGACTTACATGCCAAAAATGGACTACTATTATGTAACATGTGCCTTGGTTAGAATTCTCTGATGGGACATTGATGCAGTATTACTTCTCCAACCGGCATGAACCCGTTTGGGAGCCCAGTTGGAGATGAACTGGCTCCAAATTTAGCTTTTAGTCCAGTAGGATGTGAAGGTGTTTATCTATTTACTTGGTTATTCTTATAAGTTGCACTTTGTATTGGAAATTTAGATTGAGTCGGATACAGTAGGTGATAAGAATTTGATTTcacttttattttagttttgaaCTATGATTagggaattttatttatttttatttttttacaccaTGCATCCATCTGAAGGGTAATAATGATGAAAACCAAAAACATGCTTCAGCTACTATGAGTTCCTAAACTAATCACTCATAGTATCTTTGATGCCAGTTGTGATTCCAGGTAAGTGGTATCTAGAGCACTCTATAACCTGGAAGGGTCATAACTCACGTATTGTTGCCTTGTTGGACTGTTCTTAGAATTTAACATCAACATCCATCATATTGTCTGAAAGCCCCCGTAGCTTGTATACCCTAGTTCTATCTCATTGTTATCAACCTCCATCATATTGTCTGAAAGCCCCGTAGCTTGTATCCCTAGTTCTGTCTCATTTGCTTCTTGATATTTATCACCGGGACAGATTGCTGCCCTTGGCCTACCTGAAAACTAAGATGATCTGTTAAACGTCAGTCAACCTCTTATCTTTGTGAATTTTTTAGCATAAGTTGGGATAAGTTGCTGAGTTTGGTTTTGTAGGGACCTAAGGGGCAATTCAAGTTTGGATTATAAGGGGCAATCCCAAACTCAAACCTCCCACGTATTGCACATGAGTACAGGTAAGCTTCACATTGGATGTGCTCTGGCAGTGGGACCAACATATCCCAAGTCAAAAAGTGGAGCCTTTTGGGTAGGTGGAGGGACTGTCTGAGGTGTATAAGAGGGCTTGTAGGCCAATAGTAGCCGGTGTGAGACTAAACTCCCAATACTCCCCTGCATATGTTAAATTGGATACAGTGAAACCCAACTCTGATACCTTGTTTTCATGTTTGAACTGGTAGGTGGATGGACTCCCAGTTGTATAAGGGGGTTTGTAGTCTAATTGGTAGCTGGTGTGGGACAAACTCCCAACAAACCTAACATCCAAATTTCATATTCATTGTATTAAGTATTAAGAAATGAAGTGACAACGAGCTACTAAGTTTCTAGGTGGATGGTGACAAAATTGAAGACACCAGACTCTCTAGTAAATAAGCTTGCAAAGAGTCCCATCAATTTTTGCAACTCCACTGAGATAACTCTAGTACAGTGCATATGTATCAAAGGAAAGGCATAGATAATGGCTCTCTAATTACTCAAAGCTAAGAATCAATAGCCTACAAGAACTAGAAGAGCAAGTCAAAAAGTGGAGCCTCAAGTAGAAGAACAATGTCATTAACCTGGTCAAGAGTGATCAGATATGTTTGCAACTTAGGTCACAAGGCCTTTTAGATGTATAGAAAGGGTTGCCAAATTTAGAAGTGGATGGACTCCCAGTTGTATTGGAAGATATTAAGGAGTTAAAGAACTCTCAAGTAGAATAATATCAGCAACCTAGCCAAGGGTGATTACATATGGTTGCAACTCAGGTCACAAGGCCTTTTAGATATATAGAAAGGGTTAAAAAAATTGGAAGTGACAACGAGCTACTAAGTTTCTAGATTTAAAGTGGATGGATTACAAAATTTCATTATTAAGTATTAAGAAATGAAGTGACAACGAGCTACTAAGTTTCTAGATTTAAAGTGGATGGATTACAAAATTGAAAGTGGGGAATGAAATTGTAGACATGGAAAGAAAGTAAGAAGAAGGAATATAAATTTAAAGTagaaggaaaatagaaattagGATAGATTAGTTGAGTTTCATGCTGACAATAGGATTGATTAGTTCAATGTGTCCTGAGTTGGCTTGCTAGTGAATGTGGTGTATATGACGACATGCTTAATGTGGTGTTGGGACGACATGCTTAATATGAAAGAGCTGAAGGGACAAATTGTTGTCCTATTATGGTGACTTGGGTGAATTGTGTTCTCATATTCAACTCTGTTTAAATGCCACTGAATTTATACCCCTAGTTTGGACATCATAGGAGATCAAGGAGATCAGATGCTTCTTTCATACAAAATGTTACTGGAATCAGCTGTTCAGGAAATTGATCAATGTTGTTGTGGTGATGATTCTGTTCAAGACTTCAAgtgaaatctttttttatttttttgggtgaggggGGAGGTAGATTAAGTCCACAATGGTTGGTTTTCCCTATATACTAAGTAACTGATATACTGCCTAATTTGTCAGGGTATAACTGCAATCTCTATATGAATGTTTTGGAATCTTCATTGTGCAAGTTTATTAATCATAGATTTACTTACATTTCCGAATTCAAATGTACCTGAAGGATCATCCTTGTGTTTttatgattaaagaaaagaaattcagtCATATTAGTTCAACAATGTTGAGTATAATCTTATCAATTCTGTACTGAATCTAaagagtctttagctcaaaaagGCAGAGCACCTGGGTTTGCACCCATGCGAcgatggttcgaatccatcaaaACTCTTATGTGAACTAGGTTGTTACCTCATTTTATCAGGTGTCAGGGTATATCATCTAACACTACTGTTTATCTGGTCTGGATTTCTTATACTTTTATACTTACTTTTAGCAGTTTGTATGTTGCAAGAGATGTTTGCATTTCTATACATTAGAGATCTACATTTTTTAGTCAAAGTCGGTTTCCTCACTATGTGGATTCAAGACATTGTAGACATACAAGTTATCATCCTTCTAGAACTTCCTTGAGTGGGGAAACAACAAAAGTCCCTAGTGTTCCCACAAGGTTATCACCTCTGAGCCAACCTTTTTTCCCTCCCTATAGAAGTACATCGATTTTACACCTCTGATATTTTCTAATATCTTGTAATGGCAAGTTGCAACATGGCAATACTGCTTTCATCAATGTAGTTATTCTTTTCTTGTGTTATGAGCTCTCACTGTAAGATGAATTGTATGTTTTTATTACCTAATTCACATGATTGATTCAAGAATGGGAAATCACTTtagataattttatttctttgctgGAATTCACATTTCCTGTCCGATACAACTAGGTTCCAAGTGGTTCTtgtaagaaatatttttttgtacaTGTAATATACAAATGGAGAGGATGACTTCTTGTCCTGCATAATTGGGCAAGGGAAGTAAGGATAAGGAACAGGGGAAGTGTTTGAAAGAAGACATGTCAGGGAGGTGTTGAGATTGAGACTTCCATTTATGcacaaggaaaataaatccACTTCACACATTAAAGGATTTTAACAAGGAGATGAACATAAACCCATTGATTATGAAGTTTCAAAGATTAATTAGTTTATGTTTCAACTCAGCCTTCAATCTCTGAAAgctgtttgatcttgaatatTACTGAACTTTAAGCTATTTGATCTTGACTATTCCTGAACTTTGTTTGCTGAAACAGCTATCATTCACACCCAGGAATCTCCAATTCCCAATCCTCTTCCTGAACTTTTCATTAACAAACAAAAGTTAATAATCAtccgaaaaggaaaaaaaaaattatgaagtcTTACATAAAGTCTTGATCTTGTATTTACTCCATACATAATATGAAATAGACTTTAGTACTATTTACAAGGACATTACATAAAAGACATAGCACGAGAGAATTAACACCCAAATACATAGGAAGATGGttaaaccataataatggtTGAGCAACAACTGGTCCACTAGTATTTGTTTCTGCACTTGTGGACTATAGGAGGGTTGACGAATAGCCTAGATGACCTATGTGTTCCTATTAACACTTTCTGTTGAATAACATGTTCTTGTGTCTACAGTCTCAGTATAATTCCTCGATATTGGGTCCAACCAAATAAAACATCCCGGATGTTTTTCGCCTACCGGACATCTGTAAAATCTTCGTCTAGGATTCCTCGCCGTTTGAGAAGTTTGGATGACCATCACCTCTCCACAGCTACACATCCGTTGTTGTGCATCCATTTCTCTGTAAAATCCAATATCCATAAGAGAAGAATCGAAATGAATATATCCTGTCAATAACCCTGAAACAAATAACCAAATATACAGTCTACactaaaaaaatgttatatTCTTACATCATAAAGCTTACTGTCAGTTCTACACAAAGATGAATCTTATCCCTGCATTGAAAGCTCATTAACTAGTAAACTCATCCCAATGATTCCATACATATTCTGAATGAAGTTGCAAAGTTTGTCATTGCATAGTTACTAGAATTGCATAAGCAAAGGATGTATTCATTAAGAGTCCTAAACTTAATATTTAGAGTGTGAATAGACAATAGGTATTCTATTGGAATGAGATATCTCTGATATTCTTTTTTAAGAGGTCCTAATAGATCTGCTCTTAATACCTATGTAGCCAGCTCGTAGAGCAAAACCGACATAGACAATAGATGAAGTGGAAAAGAAGATGGATGCCTTATCTAATGGGCTCTCTCATCAATTTAATGTCAAGataaacaaaaggagaaagatgAGTAGCAATATGGCATCTATCCAGCCTTATCTAATGGGCTCTGAAACTGTCAAGATTTTAAAATGCAGACTAGAACAGCCAAGCAGATATGCCAATTTTCAATACAGGATTCTAAGCCTTGAACCAAATAGTCAAATATCCATAAGAGAAGAAGTACAATGCAACATTTGATATACAGTCAATGCAGTATCCATGCAtcaaatttatacaaaataatTGCAGGGAAAAAAACAAGACCAGTGTGGAGTCACTGGTGAGAAAATGCTGAGAATTATAATCATTCAAGAACTTTAACTACTTTACTGTCATTCACAAACTACCAGTGAGGGAAGTAATATGATCCCATTGAGGTTCCTCTGctacacgaaaaaaaaaaaaggtcattaACAAGGAAAGCCAAAGTAGTTCATACCTTAGGGTCATCAATCCAGTAAGTGTGCGAGATCAGTTGCAGGGACTTCGTTGATGCTCGAAATCACTCAGTAATTCGAGATAACCAATGAAGAGGGAGAGCGTGTACGAAGCTTCTGGTTAGAGA from Macadamia integrifolia cultivar HAES 741 chromosome 11, SCU_Mint_v3, whole genome shotgun sequence encodes the following:
- the LOC122092851 gene encoding GDSL esterase/lipase CPRD49-like isoform X1 encodes the protein MVGPQRPLFVLFGSSIVQFSYSEDGWGAMLADIYARKADILLRGYSGWTSRRALQVVDQVFPKDAAIQPSLVIVYFGGNDSMGPHSSGLGPHVPLPEYTENMRRIAIHLKSLSENTRIIFLSCPPVNEKIISERASSYSGIFSHLDRTNEACRRYSEACLEICREMDLKAIDLWTAIQKKDDWLTACFT
- the LOC122092851 gene encoding GDSL esterase/lipase CPRD49-like isoform X2, with amino-acid sequence MVGPQRPLFVLFGSSIVQFSYSEDGWGAMLADIYARKADILLRGYSGWTSRRALQVVDQVFPKDAAIQPSLVIVYFGGNDSMGPHSSGLGPHVPLPEYTENMRRIAIHLKSLSENTRIIFLSCPPVNEKIISERASSGIFSHLDRTNEACRRYSEACLEICREMDLKAIDLWTAIQKKDDWLTACFT